The segment CGCGTCTCTTGATGACGGCACGGGAATGGTAAAGCTTGTCTGGTTCCACCAACCGTTTGTGGCGAATCTCTTAAAAGAAGGCGACAGTGTGCAAATAAGCGGAAAGGTCCAAAAAAACGAGAAGGCCATGCCTGACGGCAGGCAGGGTTTTTATTTCGCCAATCCTGAATACGAAAAAGCGGAAAACAACCAGACCTCTTTTGACGCCAAAAACGGCAAAGCCGGGCTTTTGGCGATTTATCCCGAAACAAGAGGTCTTTCTTCAAAATGGTTCCGGATAAAAATTCAAACCGCGTTAAAAAAAATAGACATAAAAAGTCTACCCGATCCTCTTGAGAAAGAAATCCTTAACAAATATCATCTTCCTTCCTTAAAAGACGCCCTTGTTTACATTCACACCCCGAAAGACAGAAAAAACGCCGAAGCCGCCAGAAAAAGATTTTCCTTTGAAGAAATTTTCTTTATACAAATATCCAGACAGCAAAAAAGGAAATTGTGCGAAAAACTCCCGTCATTTGAGGCAAAAGCCGGGAAAAACGAAACAGACTCTTTTGTAAAAAATTTTTCTTTTCCTCTCACAAAATCCCAGCAAAAAGCCGCGGAAAACATCATTAATGATTTCAAAAAAGGAACGCCCATGGCGCGTCTGCTCGAGGGAGACGTCGGCTCGGGAAAAACTGCCGTCGCAGCGATAGCAACCTACATAATATTTAAAAACAAACTTCAAACCGCCTACATGGCGCCGACGGAAATTCTGGCGCGCCAGATTTTTGAATCGTTTATAAAATATTTCTCAAACACGGGAGCGAAAATAGGGCTCCTGACTTCGTCGGACTGCAGGAAGTTCCCTTCAAAAATACAAACGGAAACTTCGGCAAAAATACCGAAATCAAAAATGTTCAAATGGATTTCCGAAGGAGAACTGGACATTATCATAGGAACTCACTCGCTTATCCAGGACAAGGTGAAATTTTCGATTCTGGAGAAAGAAATCTACAAAGATAAAAAGCTTGCCCTGGTAATAATAGACGAGCAGCACCGCTTCGGCACAAACCAGCGCGCCGCTTTGATAAACAAAAAAAACGAAAGCGACAAAAACAGAATTCCTCATTTTCTCTCAATGACAGCCACCCCTATTCCCCGCACATTAGCGCTCACTGTTTATGGCGACCTTGATTTAACGCTCTTGGACGAAATGCCTCCCGGCAGAAAAAAAATAGAAACGGAAATAGTCGCGCCAAACGAAAGAGAAAACGCTTATGAAAAAATCCGGGAAGAAATTAAAAAGGGGCGGCAGGCGTATGTCATATGCCCGAGGATAGAACCTTCCGAAGAAAAAACGGCAAGCCTCATTTCGCTGAATATGAGGGCGGTAAAAGACGAATACGAAAAACTTTCCGAAAAAATTTTCCCGGAATTCATAGTGGGCATGCTCCATGGAAAAATGCAGCCCAAAGAAAAAGAAGAGGTCATGGAAGCTTTTGAGAAAGGAGAAATAAATATTCTAGTGGCGACGTCGGTAATAGAAGTCGGAGTAAACGTGCCGAACGCCACGGTAATAATAATAGAAGGCGCGGAACGTTTTGGCTTAGCTCAGCTTCACCAATTGCGAGGGCGCGTCCTAAGAAGCACCTACCAACCCTACTGTTTTGTCTTCACGGAATCGGGAACGCAAAAAACTTTGGCGCGGCTTAAGGCGCTTAAAACCGCGAAAAACGGATTTGAACTGGCGGAATATGATTTGGAATTCCGAGGTCCGGGAGAATTATCGGGCAAAAAACAATGGGGTATTTCCGATGTCGGAATGGAAGCGCTCAAAAATATAAAAATGGTAGAGGCGGCGAGGGAGGAAGCAAAAAATTTATTATCCAGCGACTCCGACCTAAAAAAATGCCCGCTCATTAAAGAGCGGCTTGAACAAGAAAATCTCAATATACATTTTGAATAATCCGATAGAAAGGACCTTACTTCCTATATTTAGGTGTTACCCAAAAACCCATATATTTCCCTAAAAGAAGACGTGTTTGGGAATCAACTCCGGGGATCGCTCCGAAAACTATTATCGTAAAAGGGATAAGCACCCACTGAAAAAACATATAAACAACATTGTAGAATTTTTTGCCATCGGGCCGCTTTGGTAAAAGCTTGAAAGAAAGAATCGCCGAACCGACAAGCCCGAGCATAGCTATTGTCATAAGCAATCTTGTTATGCGCGGAAGATTGTAGGAAAGAAGCATATTATTGAATTCCTGTCCGCCCAAAGCCAGAGGAAGCCACCCAAGCATAAAGATAAGCAGGGGGTTCGTGGACAAAGACCAAAAGCCTTCAATCTGCACAAACGCAAGGCGTAATTTTTGCGCAAGAGGAATTGACTTGTTTTTCAAAAAACCGAAAAGGATATACGGTACGTTTTCAACGCCCCAGGTCCAACGCCGCTGCTGTTTGTAGACATTCAAAGACGTACGCCAAAAACTTGGAGCCAAATTGGCGTCCATTGAAACCGGATAAGAAAGAGGAACCACGCGATAATCGCCGTCATAAAACAAAAGAAAATTCCAGAAGATCCGCGAGTCCTCGGAAACCATATTTTTCTGCCAATACCCTATTTCGTAAAGCGCCTTGAAAGGAATCGAATGAGACGAAAAAGTGGC is part of the Candidatus Paceibacterota bacterium genome and harbors:
- the recG gene encoding ATP-dependent DNA helicase RecG, which translates into the protein MELNSLLTEHFRLTEYQKKALKKLGIKTAKELLWHFPSRYEEMGEKKTIADLEEGVRATIIGRISKIDFEKTWKKKINIAHASLDDGTGMVKLVWFHQPFVANLLKEGDSVQISGKVQKNEKAMPDGRQGFYFANPEYEKAENNQTSFDAKNGKAGLLAIYPETRGLSSKWFRIKIQTALKKIDIKSLPDPLEKEILNKYHLPSLKDALVYIHTPKDRKNAEAARKRFSFEEIFFIQISRQQKRKLCEKLPSFEAKAGKNETDSFVKNFSFPLTKSQQKAAENIINDFKKGTPMARLLEGDVGSGKTAVAAIATYIIFKNKLQTAYMAPTEILARQIFESFIKYFSNTGAKIGLLTSSDCRKFPSKIQTETSAKIPKSKMFKWISEGELDIIIGTHSLIQDKVKFSILEKEIYKDKKLALVIIDEQHRFGTNQRAALINKKNESDKNRIPHFLSMTATPIPRTLALTVYGDLDLTLLDEMPPGRKKIETEIVAPNERENAYEKIREEIKKGRQAYVICPRIEPSEEKTASLISLNMRAVKDEYEKLSEKIFPEFIVGMLHGKMQPKEKEEVMEAFEKGEINILVATSVIEVGVNVPNATVIIIEGAERFGLAQLHQLRGRVLRSTYQPYCFVFTESGTQKTLARLKALKTAKNGFELAEYDLEFRGPGELSGKKQWGISDVGMEALKNIKMVEAAREEAKNLLSSDSDLKKCPLIKERLEQENLNIHFE